Proteins from a genomic interval of Medicago truncatula cultivar Jemalong A17 chromosome 3, MtrunA17r5.0-ANR, whole genome shotgun sequence:
- the LOC11435426 gene encoding U-box domain-containing protein 15, whose translation MAKCHRSNVDSIVLHHRHHAKNTTAGNFRFSASSFRRIIFDALSCGGASRHHRHYHREEEISSVASTATVKELRGEVQEEKTEKLLDLLNIQVHETNAESKKKEETLTEMKHVVKDLRGEDSTKRRIAAARVRSLTKEDSEARGSLAMLGAISPLVGMLDSEDLHSQIDSLYALLNLGIANDANKAAIVKIGAVHKMLKLIESPCVVDSSVSEAIVANFLGLSALDSNKPIIGSSGAIPFLVRILKNLDNSSKSSSQVKQDALRALYNLSINQTNISFVLETDLVVFLINSIEDMEVSERVLSILSNLVSSPEGRKAISAVKDAITVLVDVLNWTDSPECQEKASYILMIMAHKAYADRQAMIEAGIVSSLLELTLVGTALAQKRASRILQCFRLDKGKQVSRSCDGGNLGLTVSAPICASSSSLVKTDGGGKECLMEEVNMMSDEKKAVKQLVQQSLQNNMMKIVKRANLRQDFVPSERFASLTSSSTSKSLPF comes from the exons ATGGCTAAGTGTCACCGGAGTAACGTTGATTCAATTGTTCTCCATCACCGCCACCATGCCAAAAACACCACCGCCGGTAATTTCCGCTTCTCCGCCTCTTCATTCCGCCGCATTATTTTCGACGCCTTAAGCTGCGGCGGAGCCTCTCGACACCACCGACATTACCACCGCGAAGAAGAAATTAGCTCTGTCGCGTCGACGGCAACCGTGAAGGAGTTACGCGGAGAAGTGCAAGAAGAAAAGACGGAGAAGCTATTGGATCTTCTGAACATACAGGTGCATGAAACAAATGCGGAAtcgaagaagaaagaagagacaTTAACGGAGATGAAGCATGTGGTTAAGGATTTACGCGGAGAAGACTCGACAAAGCGGCGAATAGCGGCAGCGAGAGTAAGATCACTGACGAAAGAAGATTCCGAAGCGAGAGGCTCACTCGCAATGCTCGGGGCTATTTCTCCTCTCGTTGGAATGCTTGATTCAGAAGATCTTCATTCTCAGATTGATTCTCTGTATGCTTTACTCAATCTCGGAATCGCCAACGATGC AAATAAAGCAGCGATTGTTAAAATTGGTGCTGTTCATAAGATGCTGAAGCTGATTGAATCACCTTGTGTTGTTGATTCATCGGTTTCTGAGGCAATTGTTGCAAATTTCCTTGGATTAAGTGCTTTGGATTCTAATAAACCAATAATTGGATCTTCTGGTGCAATACCCTTCCTAGTTAGGATCCTGAAAAATTTAGATAATAGTAGTAAAAGTAGCTCTCAAGTTAAACAAGATGCTCTTCGGGCTCTTTACAATCTATCGATCAATCAGACGaatatttcatttgttttggAAACTGATTTGGTCGTGTTTTTGATAAACTCGATAGAAGATATGGAAGTGAGTGAGAGAGTCCTTTCAATTCTGAGCAATTTGGTGTCGAGTCCTGAGGGTAGAAAAGCTATAAGTGCTGTTAAGGATGCAATCACAGTTTTGGTCGATGTATTGAATTGGACAGATTCACCTGAATGTCAAGAGAAGGCTTCATACATTTTGATGATTATGGCACATAAAGCCTATGCTGATAGACAAGCCATGATTGAGGCAGGGATTGTATCGTCATTGCTTGAGTTGACGCTTGTGGGTACAGCCTTGGCGCAGAAAAGGGCATCCAGAATACTGCAATGTTTCAGGCTAGATAAAGGGAAGCAGGTTTCTAGGAGCTGTGATGGTGGAAACTTAGGTTTAACTGTCTCTGCGCCTATTTGTGCTTCTTCGTCTTCTCTTGTGAAGACAGATGGAGGAGGTAAAGAGTGTTTAATGGAGGAGGTGAATATGATGAGTGATGAAAAGAAAGCAGTGAAGCAATTAGTTCAGCAGAGCTTGCAGAACAACATGATGAAAATTGTCAAGAGGGCTAACTTGCGTCAAGATTTTGTTCCTTCTGAGCGTTTTGCTTCACTCACTTCAAGTTCAACATCTAAGAGCCTTCCGTTTTGA